A stretch of the Vigna radiata var. radiata cultivar VC1973A chromosome 7, Vradiata_ver6, whole genome shotgun sequence genome encodes the following:
- the LOC106767344 gene encoding START domain-containing protein 10 yields MSSSPAPCSRSWSISEDSLRRYVQFASESCIQELLAASDTNRGKDSDGWKILTLDNGVEISKRRSGSLHTFRSRWILRSVSPQQFITVANAIDAAKQWDSDLVEARYIKDLEDNLSIIRLRFGDNSKPLFRNREFIVYERRETMGDGTLVVAVASLPKEIAAGLHPKQSNAIRGLLLQSGWVVEKLEDDSCVVTYVVQLDPAGWLPKCFVNRFNTKLVMIIEDLKKLAQACPSEGEI; encoded by the exons ATGAGCAGCAGCCCTGCACCTTGCAGCCGATCCTG GTCTATTAGCGAGGACTCCCTGAGAAGGTATGTGCAGTTTGCAAGTGAAAGTTGTATACAAGAGTTGTTGGCAGCTTCAGACACAAACAGAGGAAAGGACAGTGACGGATGGAAGATTCTAACTCTTGACAACGGAGTGGAGATATCAAAACGCAGGTCAGGCTCACTCCACACGTTTCGCAGCCGTTGGATTCTTAGATCTGTCTCTCCCCAACAGTTCATCACAGTGGCCAATGCCATTGATGCTGCAAAG CAATGGGACTCTGATCTGGTGGAAGCCAGGTACATAAAAGATCTTGAAGACAACCTCAGCATAATTCGTCTAAGGTTCGGAGATAACTCGAAGCCTCTCTTCAGGAACAGGGAGTTCATTGTCTATGAACGCCGTGAAACCATGGGAGATGGCACCTTG GTGGTAGCGGTTGCTTCACTGCCAAAGGAAATAGCTGCAGGATTGCATCCGAAGCAAAGTAATGCGATCAGAGGATTGTTGCTTCAGTCAGGTTGGGTGGTAGAGAAGCTTGAAGATGATTCATGTGTGGTCACTTATGTTGTTCAG TTGGATCCTGCAGGGTGGCTACCGAAGTGCTTTGTCAATCGATTTAACACAAAACTAGTTATGATCATTGAAGACCTTAAAAAATTAGCCCAAGCATGTCCCAGTGAAGGTGAAATTTGA
- the LOC106768739 gene encoding probable leucine-rich repeat receptor-like protein kinase At5g49770 → MWERISVVLLLVLNYVLVAKGETDDVDFSTLKSLMSTWKNTPPEWEGTDPCEDWEGIKCRNTRVTSITLASTGLGGQLSGDIGSLSELEILDLSYNKDLTGPLPQSIGDLRKLSTLILVSCSFSGPIPDSIGNMQELLFLSLNSNGFSGVIPTSIGNLSKLYWLDLADNQLEGSIPVSGDGTLGLDNLHHAKHFHLGKNNLSGTIPLRLFSPEMALIHLLLESNKLVGKIPSTLGLVKSLEVVRLDGNSLDGPVPSNINNLTNVRDLYLSNNKLSGSPPDLTGMNALSYLDMSNNSFTPLDFPEWFSTLKSLTTLMMERTQLQGQVPSSLFELVNLQTVVLKDNKINGTLDVGSSYSSRLRLIDLETNSIDNIKQTEVSNVVIILKDNPVCQETNERGTYCSSSQSNFSYSTPPNNCEPGACSSDQISSPNCKCAYPYTGTLAFRSPSFTDLDNKTHYLMLEDSLMRSFKSHFVPVDSVLLSHPRRDSTGYLKLSLQVFPSGLDHFNRTGTLTIGFMLSNQTFKPPQPDFGPYFFLADGYEHFGNYEGLSESNKHSNIGIIIGAAVGGLVLLVLLLLAGVYAFRQKKRAEKAIGQSNPFRRWDTVDSKSDVPQLKEARMFTFEDLKKYTKNFSQVNDIGSGGFGKVYKGTLPDGQRVAIKRAQKESMQGKLEFKAEIELLSRVHHKNLVSLLGFCFDQGEQMLVYEYLQNGSLKDALSGKSGIKLDWIRRLKIALGTARGLAYLHELVNPPIIHRDIKSNNILLDNRLNAKVSDFGLSKSMVDAEKDHVTTQVKGTLGYLDPEYYMSQQLTEKSDVYSFGVLMLELISAKKPLERGKYIVKEVKNAVDKTKGLYGLQEFIDPAMGLSSTTLIGFDKFVNLTLKCVEESGEARPKMSDVVREIENILKSSGANPTEESPSISSSYEEVSRGSSSHPYNSNDTFDLSGESPYPKVDSS, encoded by the exons ATGTGGGAAAGAATATCAGTAGTTCTGCTGCTTGTTTTGAATTATGTGTTGGTTGCAAAAGGAGAAACAGATGATGTGGATT TTTCCACGCTTAAGTCTCTTATGAGTACCTGGAAGAACACCCCTCCAGAGTGGGAGGGTACAGATCCTTGTGAAGATTGGGAAGGAATCAAGTGCAGGAATACACGTGTTACATCAAT aaCACTGGCAAGTACTGGTTTGGGTGGTCAGCTTTCTGGAGATATTGGATCACTGTCTGAATTGGAGATTTT GGATCTATCTTACAACAAGGACTTGACTGGACCACTTCCACAATCCATCGGGGATTTGAGGAAGCTGTCAACCTT AATTCTTGTTAGCTGCAGCTTCAGTGGTCCTATTCCAGACAGCATAGGAAATATGCAGGAGCTCCTGTTCTT GTCTTTAAATTCCAATGGCTTTAGTGGAGTAATTCCGACTTCTATTGGTAATCTATCAAAGCTTTATTGGTTAGATTTAGCAGACAATCAACTTGAAGGGAGCATCCCCGTATCTGGTGATGGCACATTAGGTCTTGATAACTTACATCATGCCAAACATTT TCATCTTGGGAAGAATAATCTCTCAGGCACCATCCCTCTTCGACTGTTTAGCCCGGAAATGGCTCTCATTCATTT GCTTTTGGAAAGCAATAAACTCGTAGGGAAAATTCCATCTACACTAGGACTAGTTAAGAGTCTGGAGGTGGT GCGCTTAGATGGTAATTCATTGGATGGACCTGTGCCTTCAAACATCAACAATCTTACGAATGTTCGAGATCT GTACTTGTCCAACAATAAACTGTCAGGCTCCCCGCCAGACCTTACTGGAATGAATGCCCTCAGCTACCT GGACATGAGCAACAATAGTTTTACACCATTGGATTTTCCAGAATGGTTCTCTACTCTCAAGTCCTTAACGACATT AATGATGGAGCGAACACAACTTCAAGGACAGGTTCCCTCTTCTTTGTTTGAACTTGTCAATTTACAGACTGT GGTCCtaaaagacaacaaaataaatgGAACCTTGGATGTCGGCTCCTCCTACAGCAGCCGGCTGCGACTTATTGATTTGGAGACTAATTCAATTGACAACATTAAGCAAACTGAAGTTTCAAATGTCGTTATAAT ACTCAAAGATAACCCAGTTTGCCAAGAAACTAATGAACGAGGGACATATTGCTCCTCTTCTCAATCCAATTTCTCGTATTCAACACCACCAAATAACTGTGAACCTGGTGCCTGCAGTTCAGATCAGATTTCGAGTCCCAACTGTAAATGCGCATATCCATATACAGGAACATTAGCTTTCAGGTCACCTTCCTTTACGGACTTGGATAACAAAACACACTACTTAATGCTTGAGGATTCTCTGATGCGGTCTTTTAAGTCTCACTTTGTACCTGTGGATTCGGTTTTGTTGAGCCACCCAAGGAGAGATTCAACTGGGTATCTCAAATTGAGCTTACAAGTCTTCCCATCCGGACTAGATCATTTCAATCGAACAGGGACTTTAACAATTGGTTTTATGCTAAGCAACCAGACTTTTAAGCCTCCACAGCCGGATTTTGGaccatatttttttcttgcagATGGATATGAACACTTTGGGAACTATG AAGGATTGAGTGAATCAAATAAACATTCAAACATTGGAATCATAATTGGGGCAGCAGTTGGTGGTTTGGTCTTGCTAGTGTTATTACTCTTAGCTGGTGTTTATGCTTTCCGCCAGAAGAAAAGGGCCGAAAAAGCGATTGGACAAAGCAATCCTTTTA GACGCTGGGATACGGTTGATAGCAAGAGTGATGTCCCTCAGTTGAAAGAAGCAAGAATGTTTACTTTTGAAGACCTTAAAAAATACACCAAAAATTTTTCTCAAGTCAATGACATTGGATCCGGGGGTTTTGGGAAG GTTTATAAGGGAACCCTTCCCGATGGACAAAGGGTAGCAATAAAAAGAGCTCAAAAAGAATCTATGCAGGGAAAGCTTGAGTTTAAAGCGGAGATTGAACTTCTATCAAGGGTTCACCACAAGAATCTTGTCAGCCTTTTGGGCTTCTGCTTTGACCAAGGAGAGCAAATGCTGGTTTATGAGTATCTTCAAAATGGAAGTTTAAAGGATGCTCTCTCAG GGAAGTCAGGAATTAAGTTAGATTGGATTAGAAGGCTAAAAATTGCCCTTGGTACTGCCAGGGGTCTGGCTTATCTTCACGAACTTGTTAATCCTCCCATCATACATAGGGacataaaatcaaacaatattttgCTGGATAACCGCTTAAATGCCAAAGTTTCCGATTTTGGCCTCTCCAAGTCTATGGTAGATGCAGAAAAGGATCATGTTACCACCCAAGTTAAAGGAACACTG GGTTACTTGGATCCAGAGTATTATATGTCTCAACAGTTGACTGAGAAGAGTGACGTGTATAGCTTTGGAGTGCTAATGTTGGAGCTTATATCTGCAAAAAAGCCATTGGAGCGAGGGAAGTATATTGTGAAAGAGGTTAAGAATGCAGTGGATAAGACAAAAGGCTTATACGGTCTTCAAGAATTTATTGATCCAGCCATGGGATTGTCGTCCACAACACTGATCGGTTTTGACAAGTTTGTGAATTTGACCTTGAAATGTGTTGAAGAGTCAGGTGAAGCAAGGCCTAAAATGAGTGATGTGGTAAGAGAAATTGAGAACATATTGAAGTCATCTGGTGCAAACCCTACTGAGGAATCACCCTCCATCTCTTCTAGCTATGAAGAGGTAAGCAGAGGGAGTTCCAGCCATCCTTATAATAGCAACGACACCTTTGATTTGAGTGGAGAGTCTCCATATCCAAAAGTTGACTCTAGCTAA
- the LOC106768138 gene encoding glutathione S-transferase zeta class-like isoform X6 — translation MATESKLKLYSHWISSCSFRVRFALNLKEFLKLNPIGFVPVLVDGDSVIADSFAIIMYLEDKYPHPPLLPHDILKRAINFQAATIVSSSIQPFQNYTVVKYIEEKIGPDEKLPWTQRVIGKGFTALEKLLKKHAGRYATGDEIFLADLFLAPQLDTAIRRFSVEMKEFPTLSRLHEAYNEIPEFREALPENQPDAVHELNQ, via the exons ATG GCCACTGAGAGTAAGCTGAAGCTGTATTCACACTGGATAAGCTCCTGTTCCTTCCGAGTCCGATTTGCTCTCAACCTCAAAG AGTTTCTCAAGCTCAACCCTATTGGATTTGTCCCTGTGCTGGTGGATGGCGATTCAGTAATTGCTGACTCTTTTGCCATCATTATG TACTTGGAAGATAAGTATCCTCACCCTCCTTTGCTGCCTCATGACATTCTCAAAAGAGCAATCAATTTCCAG GCTGCCACCATTGTTTCCTCATCTATACAACCTTTTCAAAACTATACTGTTGTG AAGTATATAGAGGAAAAAATCGGCCCTGATGAAAAACTTCCTTGGACCCAACGTGTTATAGGAAAAGGCTTTACGG CACTTGAAAAGCTGTTGAAAAAGCATGCAGGAAGATATGCAACTGGAGATGAAATTTTCCTG GCAGATTTGTTTTTAGCACCTCAGTTAGATACAGCAATTAGGAGATTCAGCGTTGAGATG AAGGAATTCCCTACTCTATCAAGATTACACGAGGCATATAATGAAATCCCAGAATTTCGGGAGGCTTTGCCAGAGAACCAGCCAGATGCAGTTCATGAGTTGAACCAATAA
- the LOC106768138 gene encoding glutathione S-transferase zeta class-like isoform X3 — MATESKLKLYSHWISSCSFRVRFALNLKGLPYDYQIVTTFSEPEFLKLNPIGFVPVLVDGDSVIADSFAIIMYLEDKYPHPPLLPHDILKRAINFQAATIVSSSIQPFQNYTVVKYIEEKIGPDEKLPWTQRVIGKGFTALEKLLKKHAGRYATGDEIFLADLFLAPQLDTAIRRFSVEMKEFPTLSRLHEAYNEIPEFREALPENQPDAVHELNQ; from the exons ATG GCCACTGAGAGTAAGCTGAAGCTGTATTCACACTGGATAAGCTCCTGTTCCTTCCGAGTCCGATTTGCTCTCAACCTCAAAG GACTACCTTACGATTATCAAATAGTCACCACATTTTCTGAGCCCG AGTTTCTCAAGCTCAACCCTATTGGATTTGTCCCTGTGCTGGTGGATGGCGATTCAGTAATTGCTGACTCTTTTGCCATCATTATG TACTTGGAAGATAAGTATCCTCACCCTCCTTTGCTGCCTCATGACATTCTCAAAAGAGCAATCAATTTCCAG GCTGCCACCATTGTTTCCTCATCTATACAACCTTTTCAAAACTATACTGTTGTG AAGTATATAGAGGAAAAAATCGGCCCTGATGAAAAACTTCCTTGGACCCAACGTGTTATAGGAAAAGGCTTTACGG CACTTGAAAAGCTGTTGAAAAAGCATGCAGGAAGATATGCAACTGGAGATGAAATTTTCCTG GCAGATTTGTTTTTAGCACCTCAGTTAGATACAGCAATTAGGAGATTCAGCGTTGAGATG AAGGAATTCCCTACTCTATCAAGATTACACGAGGCATATAATGAAATCCCAGAATTTCGGGAGGCTTTGCCAGAGAACCAGCCAGATGCAGTTCATGAGTTGAACCAATAA
- the LOC106768138 gene encoding glutathione S-transferase zeta class-like isoform X1, with protein sequence MFDEEATESKLKLYSHWISSCSFRVRFALNLKGLPYDYQIVTTFSEPEFLKLNPIGFVPVLVDGDSVIADSFAIIMYLEDKYPHPPLLPHDILKRAINFQAATIVSSSIQPFQNYTVVKYIEEKIGPDEKLPWTQRVIGKGFTALEKLLKKHAGRYATGDEIFLADLFLAPQLDTAIRRFSVEMKEFPTLSRLHEAYNEIPEFREALPENQPDAVHELNQ encoded by the exons ATG TTTGATGAGGAGGCCACTGAGAGTAAGCTGAAGCTGTATTCACACTGGATAAGCTCCTGTTCCTTCCGAGTCCGATTTGCTCTCAACCTCAAAG GACTACCTTACGATTATCAAATAGTCACCACATTTTCTGAGCCCG AGTTTCTCAAGCTCAACCCTATTGGATTTGTCCCTGTGCTGGTGGATGGCGATTCAGTAATTGCTGACTCTTTTGCCATCATTATG TACTTGGAAGATAAGTATCCTCACCCTCCTTTGCTGCCTCATGACATTCTCAAAAGAGCAATCAATTTCCAG GCTGCCACCATTGTTTCCTCATCTATACAACCTTTTCAAAACTATACTGTTGTG AAGTATATAGAGGAAAAAATCGGCCCTGATGAAAAACTTCCTTGGACCCAACGTGTTATAGGAAAAGGCTTTACGG CACTTGAAAAGCTGTTGAAAAAGCATGCAGGAAGATATGCAACTGGAGATGAAATTTTCCTG GCAGATTTGTTTTTAGCACCTCAGTTAGATACAGCAATTAGGAGATTCAGCGTTGAGATG AAGGAATTCCCTACTCTATCAAGATTACACGAGGCATATAATGAAATCCCAGAATTTCGGGAGGCTTTGCCAGAGAACCAGCCAGATGCAGTTCATGAGTTGAACCAATAA
- the LOC106768138 gene encoding glutathione S-transferase zeta class-like isoform X2, with product MEATESKLKLYSHWISSCSFRVRFALNLKGLPYDYQIVTTFSEPEFLKLNPIGFVPVLVDGDSVIADSFAIIMYLEDKYPHPPLLPHDILKRAINFQAATIVSSSIQPFQNYTVVKYIEEKIGPDEKLPWTQRVIGKGFTALEKLLKKHAGRYATGDEIFLADLFLAPQLDTAIRRFSVEMKEFPTLSRLHEAYNEIPEFREALPENQPDAVHELNQ from the exons ATG GAGGCCACTGAGAGTAAGCTGAAGCTGTATTCACACTGGATAAGCTCCTGTTCCTTCCGAGTCCGATTTGCTCTCAACCTCAAAG GACTACCTTACGATTATCAAATAGTCACCACATTTTCTGAGCCCG AGTTTCTCAAGCTCAACCCTATTGGATTTGTCCCTGTGCTGGTGGATGGCGATTCAGTAATTGCTGACTCTTTTGCCATCATTATG TACTTGGAAGATAAGTATCCTCACCCTCCTTTGCTGCCTCATGACATTCTCAAAAGAGCAATCAATTTCCAG GCTGCCACCATTGTTTCCTCATCTATACAACCTTTTCAAAACTATACTGTTGTG AAGTATATAGAGGAAAAAATCGGCCCTGATGAAAAACTTCCTTGGACCCAACGTGTTATAGGAAAAGGCTTTACGG CACTTGAAAAGCTGTTGAAAAAGCATGCAGGAAGATATGCAACTGGAGATGAAATTTTCCTG GCAGATTTGTTTTTAGCACCTCAGTTAGATACAGCAATTAGGAGATTCAGCGTTGAGATG AAGGAATTCCCTACTCTATCAAGATTACACGAGGCATATAATGAAATCCCAGAATTTCGGGAGGCTTTGCCAGAGAACCAGCCAGATGCAGTTCATGAGTTGAACCAATAA
- the LOC106768138 gene encoding glutathione S-transferase zeta class-like isoform X4 has protein sequence MFDEEATESKLKLYSHWISSCSFRVRFALNLKEFLKLNPIGFVPVLVDGDSVIADSFAIIMYLEDKYPHPPLLPHDILKRAINFQAATIVSSSIQPFQNYTVVKYIEEKIGPDEKLPWTQRVIGKGFTALEKLLKKHAGRYATGDEIFLADLFLAPQLDTAIRRFSVEMKEFPTLSRLHEAYNEIPEFREALPENQPDAVHELNQ, from the exons ATG TTTGATGAGGAGGCCACTGAGAGTAAGCTGAAGCTGTATTCACACTGGATAAGCTCCTGTTCCTTCCGAGTCCGATTTGCTCTCAACCTCAAAG AGTTTCTCAAGCTCAACCCTATTGGATTTGTCCCTGTGCTGGTGGATGGCGATTCAGTAATTGCTGACTCTTTTGCCATCATTATG TACTTGGAAGATAAGTATCCTCACCCTCCTTTGCTGCCTCATGACATTCTCAAAAGAGCAATCAATTTCCAG GCTGCCACCATTGTTTCCTCATCTATACAACCTTTTCAAAACTATACTGTTGTG AAGTATATAGAGGAAAAAATCGGCCCTGATGAAAAACTTCCTTGGACCCAACGTGTTATAGGAAAAGGCTTTACGG CACTTGAAAAGCTGTTGAAAAAGCATGCAGGAAGATATGCAACTGGAGATGAAATTTTCCTG GCAGATTTGTTTTTAGCACCTCAGTTAGATACAGCAATTAGGAGATTCAGCGTTGAGATG AAGGAATTCCCTACTCTATCAAGATTACACGAGGCATATAATGAAATCCCAGAATTTCGGGAGGCTTTGCCAGAGAACCAGCCAGATGCAGTTCATGAGTTGAACCAATAA
- the LOC106768138 gene encoding glutathione S-transferase zeta class-like isoform X5, whose amino-acid sequence MEATESKLKLYSHWISSCSFRVRFALNLKEFLKLNPIGFVPVLVDGDSVIADSFAIIMYLEDKYPHPPLLPHDILKRAINFQAATIVSSSIQPFQNYTVVKYIEEKIGPDEKLPWTQRVIGKGFTALEKLLKKHAGRYATGDEIFLADLFLAPQLDTAIRRFSVEMKEFPTLSRLHEAYNEIPEFREALPENQPDAVHELNQ is encoded by the exons ATG GAGGCCACTGAGAGTAAGCTGAAGCTGTATTCACACTGGATAAGCTCCTGTTCCTTCCGAGTCCGATTTGCTCTCAACCTCAAAG AGTTTCTCAAGCTCAACCCTATTGGATTTGTCCCTGTGCTGGTGGATGGCGATTCAGTAATTGCTGACTCTTTTGCCATCATTATG TACTTGGAAGATAAGTATCCTCACCCTCCTTTGCTGCCTCATGACATTCTCAAAAGAGCAATCAATTTCCAG GCTGCCACCATTGTTTCCTCATCTATACAACCTTTTCAAAACTATACTGTTGTG AAGTATATAGAGGAAAAAATCGGCCCTGATGAAAAACTTCCTTGGACCCAACGTGTTATAGGAAAAGGCTTTACGG CACTTGAAAAGCTGTTGAAAAAGCATGCAGGAAGATATGCAACTGGAGATGAAATTTTCCTG GCAGATTTGTTTTTAGCACCTCAGTTAGATACAGCAATTAGGAGATTCAGCGTTGAGATG AAGGAATTCCCTACTCTATCAAGATTACACGAGGCATATAATGAAATCCCAGAATTTCGGGAGGCTTTGCCAGAGAACCAGCCAGATGCAGTTCATGAGTTGAACCAATAA
- the LOC106768138 gene encoding glutathione S-transferase zeta class-like isoform X7: protein MFDEEATESKLKLYSHWISSCSFRVRFALNLKGLPYDYQIVTTFSEPEFLKLNPIGFVPVLVDGDSVIADSFAIIMYLEDKYPHPPLLPHDILKRAINFQAATIVSSSIQPFQNYTVVKYIEEKIGPDEKLPWTQRVIGKGFTALEKLLKKHAGRYATGDEIFLADLFLAPQLDTAIRRFSVEMVLFCP from the exons ATG TTTGATGAGGAGGCCACTGAGAGTAAGCTGAAGCTGTATTCACACTGGATAAGCTCCTGTTCCTTCCGAGTCCGATTTGCTCTCAACCTCAAAG GACTACCTTACGATTATCAAATAGTCACCACATTTTCTGAGCCCG AGTTTCTCAAGCTCAACCCTATTGGATTTGTCCCTGTGCTGGTGGATGGCGATTCAGTAATTGCTGACTCTTTTGCCATCATTATG TACTTGGAAGATAAGTATCCTCACCCTCCTTTGCTGCCTCATGACATTCTCAAAAGAGCAATCAATTTCCAG GCTGCCACCATTGTTTCCTCATCTATACAACCTTTTCAAAACTATACTGTTGTG AAGTATATAGAGGAAAAAATCGGCCCTGATGAAAAACTTCCTTGGACCCAACGTGTTATAGGAAAAGGCTTTACGG CACTTGAAAAGCTGTTGAAAAAGCATGCAGGAAGATATGCAACTGGAGATGAAATTTTCCTG GCAGATTTGTTTTTAGCACCTCAGTTAGATACAGCAATTAGGAGATTCAGCGTTGAGATGGTATTATTCTGTCCATGA
- the LOC106768140 gene encoding glutathione S-transferase zeta class, with product MASASVAKEEDNKLTLYSYWRSSCSFRVRIALNLKGLKYDYKPVNLLKGEQYSPEFLQLNPVGCVPVLVDGHAVLYDSLAIILYLEDKYPHNPLLPRDIPKRTINFQATSVVSSTIQPLHNLSLLNYIGEKVGPDEKLQWAQSVIRRGFTALEKLLKDHTGRYATGDEVFLADVFLAPQLHAAFKKFNIPMNEFPVLSRLHETYTAIPAFQEALPENQPDAVH from the exons ATG GCAAGCGCAAGTGTTGCTAAAGAAGAAGATAACAAACTGACGCTCTATTCGTATTGGAGGAGCTCTTGTTCCTTCCGAGTCCGAATCGCTCTCAACCTCAAAG GCCTTAAATACGACTACAAGCCCGTCAATCTGTTGAAGGGAGAACAATATAGCCCCG AGTTTCTCCAGCTCAACCCTGTTGGTTGTGTTCCCGTTCTTGTGGATGGCCACGCTGTTCTTTATGATTCTCTCGCCATTATTTTG TATTTGGAAGATAAGTATCCTCACAATCCTCTGCTCCCTCGTGATATTCCTAAGAGAACAATCAATTTCCAG GCTACTAGTGTTGTTTCCTCAACAATACAACCTCTTCATAACTTGAGTTTACTG AACTACATTGGGGAGAAAGTTGGTCCTGACGAAAAACTTCAATGGGCACAAAGTGTAATTAGAAGAGGCTTTACAG CACTTGAAAAGCTATTGAAAGACCACACAGGAAGATATGCAACCGGGGATGAAGTTTTCCTG GCAGACGTATTTTTAGCACCTCAGTTACATGCAGCattcaaaaaattcaatatCCCAATG AACGAGTTCCCTGTTCTGTCAAGATTGCATGAGACATATACTGCGATCCCCGCATTCCAGGAGGCTCTACCAGAGAACCAGCCAGATGCAGTACACTAG